Proteins encoded within one genomic window of Citrobacter amalonaticus Y19:
- the ompC gene encoding porin OmpC, with the protein MKLKLVAVAVTSLLAAGVVNAAEVYNKDGNKLDLYGKVTALHYFSDNDGDDGDKTYARLGFKGETQINDQLTGFGQWEYEFKGNNTESDGTKGNKTRLAFAGLKFGEFGSFDYGRNYGVAYDVGAWTDVLPEFGGDTWTQTDNFMTARTTGVATYRNADFFGLVEGWNFAVQYQGKNENSRNPHQANGDGYGLSTSYEYEGFAASAAYAKSDRTDSQVAYGNNSLNASGDNAEVWAAGLKYDANNIYLATTYSETRNMTPFGDDHIANKTQNFEVVAQYQFDFGLRPSLAYLKSKAKDLGAWGDQDVVEYVDVGATYYFNKNMSTYVDYKINLIDESNFTRAAGVGTDDIVAVGLTYQF; encoded by the coding sequence ATGAAACTTAAATTAGTTGCAGTGGCAGTGACTAGCCTGTTGGCAGCAGGCGTCGTGAATGCGGCAGAAGTGTATAACAAAGACGGCAACAAACTGGATCTGTACGGTAAAGTTACCGCTCTGCACTACTTCTCTGACAATGACGGCGATGATGGCGACAAAACTTATGCGCGTCTGGGTTTCAAAGGCGAAACGCAGATTAACGATCAACTGACCGGTTTCGGCCAGTGGGAATATGAATTCAAAGGCAACAACACCGAATCCGACGGTACCAAAGGCAACAAAACTCGTCTGGCATTTGCCGGTCTGAAATTTGGTGAATTCGGTTCTTTCGATTATGGCCGTAACTACGGTGTGGCTTACGATGTTGGTGCCTGGACCGACGTTCTGCCTGAGTTCGGTGGTGATACCTGGACTCAGACTGACAACTTTATGACTGCCCGTACCACTGGCGTTGCAACCTACCGTAACGCAGACTTCTTCGGTCTGGTTGAAGGCTGGAACTTCGCGGTTCAGTATCAGGGTAAAAACGAAAACTCCCGTAACCCGCACCAGGCGAACGGTGACGGCTACGGTCTGTCCACCAGCTATGAGTATGAAGGTTTTGCTGCAAGTGCTGCTTATGCGAAATCTGACCGTACTGACAGCCAGGTTGCTTACGGTAACAACAGCCTGAATGCTTCCGGTGACAACGCTGAAGTGTGGGCTGCTGGCCTGAAATATGATGCGAACAACATCTATCTGGCAACCACCTACTCTGAAACTCGCAACATGACTCCGTTCGGTGATGATCATATCGCGAACAAAACTCAGAACTTTGAAGTTGTTGCTCAGTACCAGTTCGACTTCGGTCTGCGTCCGTCCCTGGCTTACCTGAAATCCAAAGCTAAAGACCTGGGTGCATGGGGCGATCAGGATGTGGTTGAATATGTTGATGTTGGCGCAACCTACTACTTCAACAAAAACATGTCTACCTATGTTGATTACAAAATCAACCTGATCGACGAAAGCAACTTTACTCGTGCTGCTGGTGTAGGCACTGACGATATCGTTGCCGTTGGTCTGACCTATCAGTTCTAA
- a CDS encoding type II toxin-antitoxin system RelE/ParE family toxin, which produces MIMNFRHKGLRDLFLHGKTSGVMTNHVRRLRHRLAVIDAAGCVNDINMPGYRLHLLSGDRDGVWAISVSGNWRMTFEFVNGDAYILDYEDYH; this is translated from the coding sequence ATGATCATGAATTTCAGGCACAAGGGATTACGCGACCTGTTTCTTCACGGCAAAACGTCTGGTGTGATGACAAATCACGTCAGACGTTTACGACACCGCCTTGCTGTGATTGATGCCGCAGGCTGCGTGAACGATATCAACATGCCCGGTTACCGGCTGCATCTCCTGAGCGGCGATCGCGATGGCGTCTGGGCGATTTCGGTTTCAGGCAACTGGCGTATGACGTTTGAATTCGTCAATGGCGATGCGTACATTCTGGATTACGAGGATTATCACTGA
- a CDS encoding ABC-F family ATP-binding cassette domain-containing protein, translating to MSTLLTAQSLHVDMAFGTLFDDLTFTLKKGDRIGLIGYNGCGKSTLLKVLDGSIVPTSGTLALANHCHLARVEQHLPDEILPLTLQEAVLAQLPEHERASQLWQVDALLAQMGFSPQDLQLTAQTLSGGQHTRLLLARALMRHPDLLLLDEPGNHLDLPTLLWLEQFLQNWSGSFVVVSHDPQLLDAITNGTWILRDRTLHSFALPCSAARQALTERDASDALRHKAEQKEIDRVTASAKRLATWGRVYDNEDLSRKAKQMEKQVLRLKEVQTDLTAGSQWSLTLHGDALRADRLLEMSHLSVTPAPGAPTLFTLAGCRLKSGDRVAIVGRNGCGKSSLLRLIWQHYQTERASDSLRLHPRVTLGYYDQTLHQLPDDASLFDALEPFAPQPDIRKMALISAGFPWIRHAQSVSTLSGGERSRLLFVGLSLARYSLLMLDEPTNHLDMEGKEALAQTLQTFEGGVLLVSHDRQLISQSCNRFWFVDDGELSEWHDLEAVYARIRQTTTELSPTDVEDGTPLALEHIDEEALLEKLLTLEQRLAEDLARKPRHQKPQLQAQWRKEIDDITARL from the coding sequence ATGAGTACATTACTAACCGCACAATCTCTACACGTTGATATGGCGTTCGGCACACTTTTCGACGATCTGACGTTTACCCTGAAAAAAGGCGATCGCATTGGGCTTATCGGCTACAACGGTTGTGGCAAAAGCACACTGCTGAAAGTTCTCGACGGTTCGATTGTCCCGACGAGTGGAACCCTGGCGCTAGCGAACCACTGCCATCTTGCCCGTGTCGAACAACATTTGCCTGATGAGATCCTACCGTTGACGTTACAGGAAGCCGTTCTGGCTCAACTTCCTGAACATGAACGCGCCAGTCAACTCTGGCAGGTCGACGCGTTGCTCGCGCAGATGGGCTTTAGTCCCCAGGATCTGCAATTAACCGCGCAAACGCTGAGTGGTGGTCAGCATACGCGCCTGCTGCTGGCCCGCGCGCTAATGCGTCATCCTGACCTCCTGCTGCTTGACGAGCCGGGCAACCATCTGGATTTGCCCACGCTACTGTGGCTGGAACAGTTTTTACAGAACTGGTCCGGCAGTTTTGTGGTGGTGTCCCACGATCCTCAACTGCTGGATGCGATCACCAACGGCACCTGGATCCTGCGCGATCGTACCCTGCATTCCTTTGCGCTGCCCTGCAGCGCGGCCCGGCAGGCACTGACTGAGCGCGATGCCAGCGACGCATTGCGGCATAAAGCGGAGCAAAAAGAGATCGATCGCGTTACCGCCAGCGCTAAACGACTGGCAACCTGGGGTCGGGTGTACGACAACGAAGATCTGTCGCGCAAAGCGAAGCAAATGGAAAAACAGGTGTTACGTCTGAAGGAGGTGCAAACGGATCTGACGGCAGGAAGTCAGTGGTCACTAACATTGCACGGAGACGCCCTCCGGGCAGACCGTTTGCTGGAAATGTCGCACCTGTCGGTCACGCCTGCTCCTGGGGCGCCGACGCTGTTTACCCTTGCCGGCTGCCGCCTGAAGAGTGGCGATCGGGTGGCGATTGTCGGGCGTAACGGCTGCGGTAAATCCTCGCTGTTAAGACTTATCTGGCAGCATTATCAGACGGAACGGGCGTCAGATTCGCTGCGCCTCCACCCTCGCGTAACGCTTGGCTACTACGACCAGACGCTGCATCAACTGCCGGATGACGCGTCGTTGTTTGACGCCCTTGAACCGTTCGCCCCACAGCCGGATATCCGCAAAATGGCGCTGATTAGCGCGGGATTTCCGTGGATTCGCCATGCGCAATCGGTCAGTACATTAAGCGGCGGCGAACGTTCGCGTCTGCTGTTCGTTGGACTGTCGCTGGCGCGCTATAGCCTGCTCATGCTGGATGAACCGACTAACCATCTGGATATGGAAGGCAAAGAGGCGCTCGCTCAGACGCTGCAAACCTTTGAGGGTGGCGTACTGTTGGTCAGCCACGATCGTCAACTCATCAGCCAGAGCTGTAATCGGTTCTGGTTTGTTGACGACGGCGAACTGAGCGAATGGCACGATCTGGAAGCCGTCTATGCCCGTATCCGGCAAACCACGACGGAACTTTCGCCAACTGATGTGGAAGATGGCACTCCGCTTGCCCTGGAGCACATTGACGAGGAAGCGCTGCTGGAAAAACTGCTCACGCTTGAACAGCGTCTGGCGGAGGATCTGGCGCGTAAACCCCGACACCAGAAGCCGCAGTTGCAGGCGCAATGGCGTAAAGAGATAGACGACATCACCGCGCGTCTTTAA
- the fdnG gene encoding formate dehydrogenase-N subunit alpha: MNVSRRKFFKICAGGMAGTTVAALGFTPKMALAQSRNYKLLRAKEIRNTCTYCSVGCGLLMYSLGDGAKNAKEALYHIEGDPDHPVSRGALCPKGAGLLDYIHSENRLRYPEYRAPGSNKWQRISWDEALTRIAKLMKADRDANFIEKNEQGVTVNRWLSTGMLCASAASNETGMLTQKFVRSLGMLAVDNQARVUHGPTVASLAPTFGRGAMTNHWVDIKNANVVMVMGGNAAEAHPVGFRWAMEAKNNNDATLIVVDPRFTRTASVADIYAPIRSGTDITFLSGVLRYLIENNKINAEYVRHYTNASLLVRDDFTFDDGLFSGYDAEKRQYDKSSWNYQFDENGYARRDETLSHPRCVWNLLKQHVSRYTPEVVENICGTPKADFLKVCDVLASTSAADRTTTFLYALGWTQHTVGAQNIRTMAMIQLLLGNMGMAGGGVNALRGHSNIQGLTDLGLLSTSLPGYLTLPSEKQSDWQTWLNANTPKATLADQVNYWSNYPKFAVSLMKSFYGDDARKENDWGFDWLPKWDQAYDVIKYFNMMDSGKVTGYICQGFNPVASFPDKNKVVRSLSKLKYMVVIDPLVTETSTFWQNHGESNDVDPASIQTEVFRLPSTCFAEEDGSIANSGRWLQWHWKGQDAPGEARNDGEILAGLFHRLREMYRTEGGKGVEPLLKMRWDYKQPDHPESEEVAKENNGYALADLYDGSGVLIAKKGQLLTSFAQLRDDGTTSSSCWIYTGSWTEKGNQMANRDNADPSGLGNTLGWAWAWPLNRRVLYNRASADINGKPWDAKRMLIQWDGAKWTGNDIPDFNTAPPGSATGPFIMQPEGLGRLFALDKLAEGPFPEHYEPMETPLGTNPLHPNVVSSPVVRIYEDDVQRLGKKDAFPYVGTTYRLTEHFHTWTKHALLNAIAQPEQFVEISETLAAAKGIGNGDYVTVTSKRGFIRAVAVVTRRLRTLHVNGQQVETVGIPLHWGFEGVARKGYIANTLTPNVGDANSQTPEYKAFLVNIEKA; the protein is encoded by the coding sequence ATGAACGTCAGCCGCAGAAAGTTTTTTAAAATCTGCGCGGGCGGTATGGCTGGAACAACGGTTGCTGCATTGGGATTTACCCCCAAAATGGCACTGGCTCAATCGCGAAATTATAAGCTGTTGCGCGCGAAAGAGATCCGAAACACCTGCACATACTGTTCCGTAGGTTGCGGGCTATTAATGTATAGCCTGGGAGATGGAGCAAAAAACGCCAAAGAAGCGCTTTATCATATCGAAGGGGATCCGGATCATCCGGTGAGCCGTGGCGCATTGTGTCCGAAGGGTGCCGGTCTGCTGGATTACATCCATAGCGAAAATCGCCTGCGTTACCCGGAATATCGCGCGCCAGGTTCCAACAAATGGCAGCGCATTAGCTGGGATGAGGCACTCACCCGCATTGCTAAACTGATGAAGGCCGACCGTGATGCCAACTTTATCGAGAAAAATGAACAGGGCGTAACGGTAAACCGCTGGCTTTCCACGGGGATGCTCTGCGCCTCCGCCGCCAGTAATGAAACCGGCATGTTGACGCAAAAATTTGTGCGCTCACTCGGCATGCTGGCAGTAGACAACCAGGCACGCGTCTGACACGGACCAACGGTAGCAAGTCTTGCTCCAACATTTGGTCGCGGTGCGATGACCAACCACTGGGTTGATATCAAAAACGCGAACGTCGTGATGGTGATGGGCGGTAACGCCGCTGAAGCCCATCCAGTGGGATTCCGCTGGGCGATGGAAGCGAAGAACAACAATGACGCCACGTTGATTGTTGTCGATCCCCGTTTCACCCGTACCGCCTCGGTTGCCGATATTTATGCGCCGATTCGCTCCGGCACGGACATTACGTTCCTGTCTGGCGTGCTGCGGTATCTGATTGAAAATAACAAAATTAATGCCGAATACGTCAGGCATTACACCAACGCCAGCCTGCTGGTGCGGGATGATTTTACCTTTGATGACGGTTTATTCAGCGGTTATGACGCGGAAAAACGGCAGTACGATAAGTCGTCCTGGAACTACCAGTTCGATGAAAACGGCTATGCCAGACGCGATGAAACCCTGTCACATCCACGCTGCGTATGGAATCTGCTGAAACAGCACGTTTCCCGCTATACGCCGGAGGTGGTAGAGAACATCTGTGGGACACCGAAAGCTGACTTCCTGAAAGTGTGTGACGTACTGGCCTCCACCAGTGCAGCGGATCGTACCACTACGTTCCTGTATGCGCTGGGCTGGACGCAACATACGGTCGGGGCGCAGAACATCCGTACAATGGCGATGATCCAGTTGCTGCTCGGCAACATGGGGATGGCAGGCGGCGGCGTTAACGCGCTGCGCGGTCACTCCAACATTCAGGGCTTAACCGACTTAGGTCTGCTCTCAACCAGTCTGCCGGGTTATCTGACGCTGCCGTCAGAAAAACAGAGCGACTGGCAGACCTGGCTTAACGCCAACACGCCGAAGGCCACACTGGCGGATCAGGTGAACTACTGGAGCAACTATCCGAAGTTCGCCGTCAGCCTGATGAAATCGTTCTACGGCGATGATGCACGCAAAGAAAATGACTGGGGCTTTGACTGGCTGCCGAAATGGGATCAGGCCTACGACGTCATCAAATACTTCAACATGATGGATAGCGGGAAAGTCACCGGCTATATCTGTCAGGGCTTCAACCCGGTGGCGTCCTTCCCGGACAAAAACAAAGTGGTTCGCAGCCTGAGTAAGCTGAAGTACATGGTGGTTATCGATCCGCTGGTGACTGAAACCTCAACGTTCTGGCAGAACCACGGTGAGTCGAACGATGTTGATCCGGCATCGATTCAGACCGAAGTGTTCCGCCTGCCGTCCACCTGTTTTGCCGAAGAAGATGGTTCCATCGCCAACTCCGGACGCTGGCTGCAGTGGCACTGGAAAGGTCAGGATGCGCCGGGTGAAGCGCGTAACGACGGCGAAATTCTGGCCGGGCTTTTCCATCGTCTGCGCGAGATGTATCGCACAGAGGGTGGTAAAGGCGTGGAACCGCTGCTGAAAATGCGCTGGGACTACAAACAGCCGGATCATCCAGAGTCAGAAGAAGTGGCGAAGGAGAACAACGGCTATGCGCTGGCCGATCTCTATGACGGCAGTGGCGTTCTGATTGCGAAGAAAGGGCAACTTCTCACCAGCTTTGCACAACTGCGTGATGACGGGACAACCTCGTCTTCCTGCTGGATCTACACCGGTAGTTGGACGGAGAAGGGCAACCAGATGGCCAACCGCGATAACGCCGACCCGTCAGGGCTTGGCAACACGCTGGGCTGGGCATGGGCATGGCCGCTGAACCGTCGCGTGCTGTATAACCGCGCCTCTGCGGATATTAACGGGAAGCCGTGGGATGCGAAACGGATGCTTATCCAGTGGGACGGGGCGAAATGGACGGGTAACGATATCCCGGACTTCAACACCGCGCCTCCGGGCAGCGCAACCGGGCCGTTTATCATGCAGCCGGAAGGGTTAGGGCGTCTGTTTGCCCTTGATAAGCTGGCAGAAGGTCCGTTCCCGGAACACTACGAGCCGATGGAAACACCGCTCGGAACCAACCCGCTGCATCCGAACGTGGTGTCCAGCCCGGTCGTACGCATCTATGAAGATGACGTGCAGCGCTTAGGGAAAAAGGACGCGTTCCCGTATGTCGGAACGACCTATCGTCTGACCGAGCACTTCCACACCTGGACCAAGCACGCGCTGCTGAACGCCATCGCGCAGCCGGAACAGTTTGTGGAGATCAGCGAAACGCTGGCCGCCGCCAAAGGAATTGGCAATGGCGACTACGTGACGGTGACCAGCAAGCGCGGATTCATTCGTGCGGTTGCGGTGGTCACGCGTCGTCTGCGTACGCTGCACGTCAACGGTCAGCAGGTTGAAACCGTCGGGATCCCGTTGCACTGGGGTTTTGAAGGGGTGGCGCGCAAAGGCTATATCGCCAACACCCTGACGCCAAACGTCGGTGACGCAAACTCACAAACGCCGGAGTACAAAGCGTTTTTAGTTAACATCGAGAAGGCGTAA
- the fdxH gene encoding formate dehydrogenase subunit beta has product MSLETQDIIKKSATNAITPPPQARDYKAEVAKLIDVSSCVGCKACQVACSEWNDIRDDVGHCVGVYDNPADLSAKSWTVMRFSETEQNGKLEWLIRKDGCMHCEDPGCLKACPSAGAIIQYANGIVDFQSEHCIGCGYCIAGCPFNIPRLNKEDNRVYKCTLCVDRVSVGQEPACVKTCPTGAIHFGTKQEMLEMGEQRVAKLKARGYEHAGVYNPQGVGGTHVMYVLHHANQPELYHGLPNEPKVDTSINLWKGALKPLAAAGFIATFAGLIYHYIGIGPNKEVDDEEEDHHE; this is encoded by the coding sequence ATGTCTTTGGAAACGCAGGACATCATCAAAAAGTCCGCAACAAATGCGATCACGCCGCCGCCGCAGGCGCGTGATTACAAAGCCGAGGTCGCCAAGCTCATTGACGTCTCCTCCTGCGTGGGCTGCAAAGCCTGCCAGGTGGCCTGCTCTGAGTGGAACGACATCCGCGATGACGTGGGGCACTGTGTCGGGGTGTATGACAACCCCGCCGATCTCAGCGCTAAGTCCTGGACGGTGATGCGTTTTAGCGAAACCGAACAGAACGGCAAGCTGGAATGGCTGATTCGAAAAGACGGCTGTATGCACTGTGAAGATCCGGGCTGCCTGAAGGCGTGCCCGTCTGCCGGGGCGATCATCCAGTACGCCAACGGGATCGTTGATTTCCAGTCCGAGCACTGCATTGGCTGTGGCTATTGCATCGCCGGGTGTCCGTTTAATATTCCGCGCCTCAATAAAGAGGATAACCGCGTCTATAAATGTACACTCTGCGTCGATCGCGTCAGCGTCGGTCAGGAACCGGCCTGTGTCAAAACCTGTCCGACCGGAGCGATTCATTTCGGCACCAAACAGGAGATGCTGGAAATGGGCGAGCAGCGCGTCGCGAAACTGAAAGCGCGCGGCTACGAACATGCAGGTGTCTACAACCCGCAGGGCGTAGGGGGCACACACGTGATGTATGTTCTGCATCACGCGAATCAACCGGAGCTCTACCACGGTTTGCCAAACGAACCGAAAGTCGACACGTCTATCAATCTGTGGAAAGGGGCGCTGAAGCCACTGGCGGCCGCCGGATTTATCGCCACCTTTGCCGGGCTTATCTATCACTACATCGGTATTGGCCCGAACAAGGAAGTGGACGATGAGGAGGAGGATCATCATGAGTAA
- the yddG gene encoding aromatic amino acid efflux DMT transporter YddG: protein MTKKKATLIGLIAIVLWSTMVGLIRGVSEGLGPVGGAAAIYSLSGLLLIFTVGFPNIRRFPVGYLIAGSVLFVSYEICLALSLGYAATRHQAIEVGMVNYLWPSLTVLFAILFNGQKTTWIIVPGILLAITGICWVLGGENGLNPGEIISNITSSPLSYFLAFLGAFIWATYCTVTNKYARGFNGITVFVLLTALSLWVHYFLTPQPEMMFSTPVVIKLLSAALTLGFAYAAWNVGILHGNVTIMAVGSYFTPVLSSALAAVLLSAPLSFTFWQGAIMVCVGSLLCWWATRRA from the coding sequence ATGACGAAGAAAAAAGCAACGCTGATTGGACTTATTGCAATTGTGCTGTGGAGCACAATGGTGGGTCTGATTCGTGGCGTCAGTGAAGGGCTTGGGCCGGTCGGTGGCGCGGCGGCGATCTATTCATTAAGTGGACTGCTGCTGATATTTACCGTGGGATTTCCCAATATCCGTCGTTTCCCCGTTGGTTATTTAATCGCCGGTAGCGTGCTGTTTGTCAGTTATGAAATATGTCTGGCGTTATCGTTGGGTTATGCCGCAACACGTCATCAGGCGATTGAGGTCGGTATGGTCAACTATTTATGGCCAAGTCTGACGGTTTTATTCGCAATTTTGTTCAATGGACAAAAAACCACCTGGATAATCGTTCCCGGCATCCTGCTCGCAATAACCGGTATCTGTTGGGTGCTGGGGGGCGAAAATGGTCTGAATCCTGGAGAAATTATCAGCAATATCACCAGCAGTCCGTTGAGCTATTTTCTCGCCTTTCTCGGCGCTTTTATCTGGGCGACCTACTGTACCGTGACCAATAAATATGCACGAGGGTTTAATGGTATTACGGTCTTCGTTTTACTGACGGCACTCAGTTTGTGGGTTCACTATTTTCTGACGCCGCAGCCCGAAATGATGTTCAGTACACCGGTGGTGATTAAACTCCTCTCTGCCGCCCTGACGCTGGGCTTTGCTTATGCCGCCTGGAACGTGGGGATTCTGCACGGGAATGTCACTATCATGGCGGTAGGATCGTATTTCACCCCGGTGCTGTCATCTGCGCTGGCCGCCGTGCTGCTGAGCGCCCCGCTGTCGTTCACATTCTGGCAAGGTGCCATCATGGTCTGCGTTGGTTCGCTGCTCTGCTGGTGGGCCACACGTCGCGCATAA
- a CDS encoding HigA family addiction module antitoxin translates to MKMANHPRPGDIIQEALDELNVSLREFARAMEIAPSTASRLLTGKAALTPEMAIKLSVVIGSSPEMWLNLQNTWSLAQAQKSVDVSRLRRLAVQ, encoded by the coding sequence ATGAAAATGGCGAATCATCCCCGCCCCGGGGATATCATTCAGGAAGCGCTGGACGAACTGAACGTCAGTTTGCGTGAATTTGCCCGAGCAATGGAGATTGCGCCCTCAACGGCAAGTCGGTTACTCACGGGTAAAGCGGCCCTGACCCCGGAAATGGCGATCAAACTCTCGGTCGTGATCGGCAGCTCTCCCGAAATGTGGCTGAATCTGCAAAATACCTGGAGTCTGGCTCAGGCGCAAAAAAGCGTGGACGTTTCCCGCCTGCGCCGACTGGCCGTACAGTAA
- a CDS encoding inorganic diphosphatase codes for MHLVKTLLAVSVFLCASVQAQNILDFPQPENNPEEFYAVTEIPAGGIIKYETDAKTGFIFADRFQSMPVAYPANYGSLTQSLAGDGDPLDVIFYTRAPMAPGTLIKLRAIGVLKMIDGGEKDDKIVAVPVSKIDPTYDDIKEVADLPKIEAQRLESFFRIYKELPDARKKVELNGFNDAATAKQEIKQAWDAWKAKNPQQ; via the coding sequence ATGCATCTGGTCAAAACATTACTCGCTGTAAGCGTATTCCTTTGTGCGTCAGTTCAGGCGCAGAACATCCTCGACTTTCCACAACCGGAGAACAATCCGGAAGAGTTTTACGCCGTGACGGAAATTCCTGCCGGTGGGATCATTAAATACGAAACCGACGCGAAAACTGGATTCATCTTCGCAGACCGCTTCCAGTCAATGCCGGTAGCTTATCCGGCAAACTACGGCTCTCTGACCCAGTCACTGGCGGGCGACGGCGATCCGCTGGACGTGATCTTCTACACCCGCGCCCCGATGGCACCGGGAACGCTGATCAAACTGCGTGCGATTGGCGTTCTGAAGATGATTGATGGCGGTGAGAAGGATGACAAAATTGTGGCGGTTCCCGTCAGCAAAATTGATCCTACCTATGACGACATCAAGGAAGTGGCCGACCTGCCAAAAATTGAGGCTCAGCGCCTGGAATCGTTCTTCCGGATCTATAAAGAGTTACCGGACGCGCGTAAAAAAGTGGAGCTGAACGGCTTTAACGACGCGGCGACCGCGAAGCAGGAAATCAAACAGGCATGGGACGCCTGGAAAGCGAAAAATCCTCAGCAATAA
- the fdnI gene encoding formate dehydrogenase-N subunit gamma: protein MSKSKMIVRTKFIDRACHWTVVICFFLVALSGISFFFPTLQWLTQTFGTPQMGRILHPFFGVAIFIALMFMFVRFVHHNIPDKKDLPWLKNIVEVLKGNEHKVADVGKYNAGQKMMFWSIMSMIFVLLVTGVIIWRPYFAQYFPMQVVRYSLLIHAAAGIILIHAILIHMYMAFWVKGSIKGMIEGKVSRRWAKKHHPRWYRDIEKAEAKKESEEGIN from the coding sequence ATGAGTAAATCGAAAATGATTGTGCGCACGAAGTTCATCGACCGCGCCTGTCACTGGACGGTGGTGATTTGCTTCTTCCTGGTGGCGTTGTCGGGGATTTCGTTTTTCTTCCCGACGCTGCAATGGCTGACACAAACCTTCGGTACGCCGCAGATGGGACGCATCTTGCATCCGTTCTTTGGTGTGGCTATCTTCATCGCGCTGATGTTCATGTTTGTTCGTTTCGTCCATCACAACATCCCGGATAAGAAAGACCTTCCGTGGCTGAAGAACATTGTCGAAGTGCTGAAAGGCAACGAACACAAAGTGGCGGATGTCGGCAAATATAACGCCGGACAAAAGATGATGTTCTGGTCGATCATGAGTATGATTTTTGTGCTGCTGGTGACCGGCGTGATTATCTGGCGTCCGTACTTCGCGCAATACTTCCCGATGCAGGTGGTGCGTTACAGCCTGCTGATCCACGCGGCGGCGGGGATCATTCTGATTCACGCCATCCTCATCCATATGTACATGGCATTCTGGGTGAAGGGATCGATTAAAGGGATGATTGAAGGGAAGGTGAGTCGCCGCTGGGCGAAGAAACACCACCCACGCTGGTATCGTGACATCGAGAAAGCAGAAGCGAAAAAGGAGAGTGAAGAAGGGATAAACTAA
- a CDS encoding GFA family protein, with the protein MDVYACHCTICQKWSGGIAMYLEACGQPMMDPDAPEPAHFASSPRGERYFCSGCGCPLWITLTDTERYFIPWTLLEFNGVDRRRLILAAEIYTETQPAFWQLTGQYARLSGKEVEELDNRCQFTH; encoded by the coding sequence CTGGACGTCTATGCCTGTCACTGTACGATATGCCAGAAATGGTCTGGCGGTATCGCCATGTATCTGGAAGCCTGTGGACAACCGATGATGGATCCCGATGCGCCTGAACCGGCTCACTTTGCGTCGTCTCCGCGCGGCGAGCGCTATTTTTGTTCCGGCTGTGGTTGCCCACTGTGGATCACGTTAACCGACACCGAGCGTTATTTTATTCCCTGGACGCTGCTCGAATTTAATGGGGTCGATCGTCGTCGTCTGATCCTTGCCGCCGAGATTTATACCGAGACACAGCCCGCGTTCTGGCAACTCACGGGGCAGTACGCCCGTCTGAGCGGAAAGGAAGTTGAAGAGCTGGATAACCGCTGCCAGTTCACCCATTGA